In Triticum aestivum cultivar Chinese Spring chromosome 5B, IWGSC CS RefSeq v2.1, whole genome shotgun sequence, the following proteins share a genomic window:
- the LOC123115721 gene encoding classical arabinogalactan protein 9 — MAARGSSPRRRLPAAPPPHLTLLRRPLTLLRRAPPVSLLRPPVSLLRPATRPSPYSARPVARPSPSSARRRPSDPLPPPSAKARSVASGPALPRIPCSEPDRLFPASPAVNRTGSSRRLQFSPTPDRLAHIDLDLDRLFNKKLI, encoded by the exons ATGGCGGCGCGCGGAAGCAGCCCACGCCGGCGCCTCCCTGCCGCTCCCCCTCCCCATCTGACCTTGCTCCGCCGCCCGTTGACCTTGCTCCGCCGCGCTCCGCCTGTCTCCCTCCTCCGTCCGCCCGTCTCCCTCCTCCGCCCGGCCACCCGCCCGTCGCCCTACTCCGCCCGCCCGGTCGCCCGACCGTCTCCCTCCTCCGCCCGGCGCCGCCCGTCCGACCCtctccctcctccgtccgccaaGGCCAGGAGCGTCGCTTCCGGACCGGCTCTTCCCCGCATCCCCTGCAGTGAACCGGACCGGCTCTTCCCCGCATCCCCTGCAGTGAACCGGACCGGCTCGTCCCGGCGCCTCCAGTTCTCACCGACGCCAGACCGGCTTGCCCACATTGACCTCGACCTCGACAGGCTCTTCAACAAAA AGTTGATTTGA
- the LOC123110503 gene encoding splicing factor U2af large subunit A encodes MANSFPPADGQSDQHEWTPVVLECKHIGKPDGTPLQLHLHCRPNRPRTNAHQQHRTNTTTTTTTDRPWVPPEAEATKVVRLTKMLSPDDRLDDEFEDLVEDAREEARKFSNLVKVVIPRPSSGSNPAVAGVGKAFLEYACLDSSSHCRRSMDRRWFARRRIAAGFYPEDMFAAGDYGCDVDCPEDDG; translated from the exons ATGGCCAACTCCTTTCCGCCGGCCGATGGCCAGTCCGACCAG CATGAGTGGACTCCGGTCGTTTTAGAGTGTAAACACATCGGGAAACCAGACGGTACTCCGCTCCAACTTCATCTTCACTGCAGGCCAAATCGTCCAAGAACTAATGCTCATCAACAACACCGAacaaacaccaccaccaccaccaccaccgaccgGCCTTGGGTGCCTCCCGAAGCCGAAGCGACCAAGGTGGTACGCCTGACCAAGATGCTCTCGCCGGACGATCGCCTAGACGACGAGTTCGAAGACCTGGTGGAGGATGCCAGAGAAGAAGCGCGCAAATTCAGTAACCTTGTGAAGGTCGTGATCCCGCGGCCCAGCTCCGGCAGTAATCCGGCGGTTGCTGGAGTCGGGAAGGCGTTTCTGGAGTACGCGTGCCTCGACAGCTCGTCCCATTGCAGGAGGAGTATGGATCGTAGGTGGTTTGCTCGGAGGCGAATTGCTGCTGGGTTCTACCCTGAGGACATGTTTGCTGCTGGAGACTACGGCTGTGACGTAGACTGCCCCGAAGATGATGGATAA
- the LOC123115722 gene encoding uncharacterized protein, whose protein sequence is MGSVFSSVAAENRERSEEERDASVIHHARCALLHYNSKNPGAEFDLVKPLMNMAVIFRGETWHHVSFWARRRGAPPETPVRQFFGELRYKYICGDDDKAVEIQGCRVVVETCAIVNKISTFQTQPPTRKKKKPRRSVCILCPRSFEIIHSKKGKFICGKEEGHEKEFIRLNNMLEKPFTCTA, encoded by the exons ATGGGATCTGTATTCTCTTCCGTTGCCGCAGAGAACAGAGAGCGATCAGAAGA agagcgagatgcctccgtcATTCACCATGCTCGTTGTGCCCTCCTCCACTACAACTCCAAGAACCCG GGTGCTGAATTCGACCTTGTCAAACCTTTGATGAACATGGCCGTCATATTCAGAGGCGAGACATGGCACCACGTCAGCTTTTGGGCTCGCAGGAGGGGCGCTCCGCCTGAGACCCCCGTGCGGCAATTCTTCGGGGAGCTGCGCTACAAGTACATCTGTGGCGATGATGACAAGGCTGTCGAAATACAGGGCTGCCGAGTGGTTGTCGAGACATGCGCTATCGTCA ATAAGATATCTACATTTCAGACGCAGCCACCCACCCGCAAGA AAAAGAAACCTCGCAGGAGTGTGTGTATACTTTGCCCCCGTAGCTTTGAGATCATTCATTCCAAAAAGGGGAAATTCATTTGCGGAAAGGAAGAAGGACACGAGAAGGAGTTTATCCGGTTGAACAATATGCTTGAGAAGCCATTCACATGTACAGCCTAG